A region of Candidatus Tanganyikabacteria bacterium DNA encodes the following proteins:
- a CDS encoding site-specific integrase yields MDSSTTLAALLEVYSTHRPREGATLRTILRTLVLPGLGLARHNGNAPAYDGLPAALLYGAMTRDRCAWSAAVSSKAAPGETYQKAYLRAIKRLVTFGESQHLLHPDEYEISPDWRALLEPLGRALATLPRAKRSALRSAFRRLARWATAAHIEPPKIDGDRISARELDGFRANLSHSRRSDLFRARRAWCMLAESRPDLALAPWPAARERRGIPPLAWPEALHRGIVDLFEREGLGTWSQQTRSGYEQRVAAYLGCLRRLGLDLPGIFAGVEDGKAALRLMFQGLPPGFPGRPAQVHAHELAHDPGYRPQLVAAMAALDGAYDGRASDANPLLVAALACLVESGNPASAAGLLTKAIAINRGFLGMTDRHTLWLTERSRLLAQAMKRRPSRYANKKRTAFQNPRLWVELVKARSKVRGHTLGLESAWKQDKKNRFKARAWAVALRNEVVFGFFLCYPIRVGNFSTLRLGDHYDPAGHRITIPAEETKNGREIDYELPIGGALGDMRDLMNRYLAEARPLLLGGRQSDHVFVGSEKGLPWLSCKTFHAILADISRRFLGGVLPNGIAALNPHLLRHVAATYHLAIGQNLNLAAQLLNDAPSTITRSYADVLENRKEATRQFLSGFNL; encoded by the coding sequence ATGGATTCTTCGACGACGCTCGCGGCACTCCTGGAGGTTTACTCCACACATCGCCCCCGCGAGGGCGCCACGCTGCGAACAATCCTGCGCACTCTTGTCCTGCCCGGCCTGGGCCTGGCGCGTCACAACGGCAACGCGCCCGCCTACGATGGCCTGCCCGCGGCGCTCCTGTACGGCGCCATGACCCGCGATCGATGCGCTTGGAGTGCGGCCGTGTCTTCGAAGGCCGCTCCTGGCGAGACCTACCAGAAGGCTTACCTCAGGGCCATCAAGCGGCTCGTCACCTTCGGCGAGTCACAGCACCTGCTCCATCCGGACGAGTACGAGATTTCACCGGACTGGCGGGCGTTACTTGAGCCGCTGGGCCGAGCCCTCGCCACATTGCCGCGAGCCAAGCGATCGGCCTTGAGGTCGGCATTCCGTCGGCTGGCACGGTGGGCGACCGCGGCGCACATTGAGCCGCCGAAGATCGACGGCGATCGGATCAGCGCCCGGGAACTCGATGGATTCAGGGCAAATCTCTCGCACAGCCGCCGGTCGGACCTTTTCCGGGCACGTCGCGCCTGGTGCATGCTCGCCGAGTCCCGCCCGGACCTGGCGCTGGCGCCATGGCCGGCCGCCCGGGAGCGGCGCGGTATTCCCCCTCTTGCCTGGCCCGAGGCGTTGCACCGGGGGATCGTCGATCTTTTCGAAAGGGAGGGGCTCGGGACCTGGAGCCAGCAGACTCGCAGCGGCTATGAGCAACGTGTCGCCGCGTACCTGGGGTGCCTTCGCCGCCTCGGGCTCGACCTCCCGGGGATCTTCGCCGGGGTCGAGGATGGGAAGGCGGCTCTCCGGCTCATGTTCCAGGGGCTGCCTCCGGGATTCCCGGGGCGGCCTGCCCAGGTTCATGCGCATGAACTCGCGCACGACCCTGGATACCGCCCCCAACTCGTCGCGGCGATGGCCGCCCTGGACGGCGCGTACGACGGTCGTGCCAGCGACGCCAACCCGCTGCTGGTGGCAGCGTTGGCATGCCTCGTCGAGAGCGGCAATCCCGCGAGCGCTGCCGGCCTGCTGACCAAGGCGATCGCCATCAACCGGGGATTCCTCGGAATGACCGACCGCCACACCCTGTGGCTGACCGAACGGTCGCGCCTCCTGGCCCAGGCCATGAAGCGCCGCCCGAGCCGGTACGCCAACAAGAAGCGGACGGCCTTCCAGAATCCCCGACTCTGGGTCGAGCTCGTAAAGGCCAGGTCCAAGGTGCGGGGCCATACCCTGGGCCTCGAGAGCGCGTGGAAGCAGGACAAGAAGAACCGCTTCAAGGCGCGAGCCTGGGCGGTGGCCCTTCGCAACGAGGTCGTCTTCGGCTTCTTCCTCTGCTACCCGATCCGAGTCGGCAACTTCTCGACGTTGAGACTCGGCGACCACTACGACCCGGCCGGGCACCGGATCACGATCCCCGCCGAGGAGACCAAGAACGGAAGGGAGATCGACTACGAATTGCCGATCGGCGGCGCCCTCGGCGACATGCGGGATTTGATGAACCGGTACCTGGCGGAAGCCCGGCCGCTTCTCCTGGGCGGCCGACAGTCGGACCACGTCTTCGTGGGCAGCGAGAAGGGGCTGCCCTGGCTTTCCTGCAAAACCTTTCACGCGATCCTGGCCGACATCAGCCGACGGTTCCTGGGTGGCGTGCTTCCGAACGGCATCGCGGCCCTCAACCCCCACCTGCTGCGGCATGTGGCCGCGACGTACCACCTGGCCATCGGCCAGAACCTCAACCTCGCTGCGCAACTCTTGAATGACGCGCCGTCGACCATCACCAGGAGCTACGCCGACGTCCTGGAGAACAGAAAGGAGGCCACCAGGCAGTTTCTGTCCGGATTCAATCTCTAG